In Alligator mississippiensis isolate rAllMis1 chromosome 10, rAllMis1, whole genome shotgun sequence, one DNA window encodes the following:
- the CLTCL1 gene encoding clathrin heavy chain 2 isoform X3 yields MAQILPIRFQEHFQLQNLGINPANIGFSTLTMESDKFICIREKVGEQAQVVIIDMSDPTTPIRRPISAESAIMNPASKVIALKAGKTLQIFNIEMKSKMKAHTMAEEVIFWKWISVNTVALVTETAVYHWSMEGESQPQKMFDRHASLAGCQIINYRTDEHQKWLLLIGISAQQNRVVGAMQLYSVDRKVSQPIEGHAAAFAEFKIEGNVKPSTLFCFAVRSPAGGKLHIIEVGQPAAGNQPFVKKAVDVFFPPEAQTDFPVAMQIGAKHGVIYLITKYGYIHMYDLESGVCIYMNRISADTIFVTAPHEPTSGIIGVNKKGQVLSVCVEEDNIVNYATNVLQNPDLGLRMAIRSNLAGAEELFARKFNTLFAQGSYSEAAKVAASAPKGILRTSDTIRKFQSVPAQPGQASPLLQYFGILLDQGQLNKFESLELCRPVLQQGRKQLLEKWLKEDKLECSEELGDLVKAADPTLALSVYLRANVPNKVIQCFAETGQFQKIVLYAKKVGYTPDWVFLLRSVMRVSPEQGLQFAQMLVQDEEPLANINQIVDVFMENSLIQQCTSFLLDALKNNRPAEGHLQTRLLEMNLIHAPQVADAILGNQMFTHYDRAHIAQLCEKAGLLQRALEHYTDLYDIKRAVVHTHLLNPEWLVNFFGSLSVEDSVECLRAMLSANIRQNLQLCVQVASKYHEQLGTQSLVELFESFKSYEGLFYFLGSIVNFSQDPDVHFKYIQAACKTGQIKEVERICRESNCYNPERVKNFLKEAKLTDQLPLIIVCDRFDFVHDLVLYLYRNNLQKYIEIYVQKVNPSRIPAVVGGLLDVDCSEDVIKNLIMVVRGQFSTDELVAEVEKRNRLKLLLPWLESRIHEGCEEPATHNALAKIYIDSNNNPERFLRENPYYDSRVVGKYCEKRDPHLACVAYERGQCDLELIKVCNENSLFKSEARYLVRRKDPELWANVLEENNPFRRQLIDQVVQTALSETQDPEEVSVTVKAFMTADLPNELIELLEKIVLDNSVFSEHRNLQNLLILTAIKADRTRVMEYINRLDNYDAPDIANIAISNELYEEAFAIFRKFDVNTSAIQVLIEHIGNLDRAYEFAERCNEPAVWSQLARAQLQKDLVKEAIDSYIKADDPSAYMEVVQAANRNNNWEDLVKFLQMARKKARESYVETELIFALAKTNRLSELEEFISGPNNAHIQQVGDRCYDERMYEAAKLLYNNVSNFGRLASTLVHLGEYQAAVDSGRKANSTRTWKEVCFACVDGKEFRLAQICGLHIVIHADELEELISYYQDRGYFEELIALLEAALGLERAHMGMFTELAILYSKFKPQKMREHLELFWSRVNIPKVLRAAEQAHLWAELVFLYDKYEEYDNAIITMMNHPTNAWKEGQFKDIIAKVANVELYYKALQFYLDYKPLLINDLLLVLSPRLDHTRTVSFFAKVNQLPLVKPYLRSVQNHNNKGVNEALNNLLTEEEDYQGLRASIDAYDNFDNITLAQRLEKHELIEFRRIAAYLYKGNNRWKQSVELCKKDRLYKDAMQYAAESKDAELAEKLLQWFLEEGKQECFAACLFTCYDLLHPDVVLELAWRHNIMDFAMPYFIQVMREYLTKVDGLFNKASS; encoded by the exons CTGGGAAGACACTCCAGATCTTTAACATTGAgatgaaaagcaaaatgaaagcCCACACCATGGCAGAGGAAGTGATCTTCTGGAAATGGATATCTGTGAATACAGTTGCCTTGGTGACAGAAACTGCTGTCTACCACTGGAGCATGGAGGGAGAATCTCAGCCCCAGAAGATGTTTGACAGGCATGCCAGTCTGGCAGGCTGCCAGATTATCAACTACAGGACTGATGAACATCAAAAATGGCTGCTACTTATTGGAATTTCAGCTCAG CAAAATCGTGTCGTTGGTGCAATGCAGCTGTACTCGGTTGACAGAAAAGTCTCTCAACCTATTGAAGGCCATGCAGCAGCCTTTGCAGAATTCAAAATAGAAGGAAATGTCAAGCCTTCCACGCTCTTCTGCTTTGCTGTGAGGAGTCCTGCAGGAGGCAAG CTACATATAATTGAAGTGGGTCAGCCTGCTGCTGGAAACCAGCCCTTTGTTAAGAAAGCTGTTGATGTATTTTTCCCTCCTGAGGCACAGACAGATTTTCCTGTGGCAATGCAG ATTGGAGCCAAGCATGGAGTTATATACCTAATCACAAAATATGGGTACATACATATGTATGACTTGGAATCTGGAGTGTGCATTTACATGAACCGTATTAGTGCTGACACTATCTTTGTCACTGCTCCTCATGAGCCTACCTCTGGCATCATTGGTGTGAACAAGAAAGGACAG GTGCTTTCAGTTTGTGTGGAAGAAGACAACATTGTGAATTATGCTACAAATGTTCTCCAGAATCCAGACCTGGGTCTGCGTATGGCAATCCGCAGTaacctggctggggcagaggaaCTGTTTGCCAGGAAGTTCAATACACTTTTTGCACAAGGAAGCTATTCAGAAGCTGCTAAAGTAGCAGCATCTGCACCAAAG GGCATCCTGCGTACCAGTGACACTATCAGGAAGTTTCAGAGTGTGCCAGCGCAACCAGGGCAGGCCTCTCCTTTACTGCAGTACTTTGGGATCTTGCTTGATCAGGGGCAGCTCAATAAGTTTGAGTCTTTAGAACTCTGCCGTCCTGTCCTGCAACAAGGCCGGAAGCAGTTGCTGGAGAAGTGGCTGAAGGAAGATAAG CTGGAGTGTTCGGAGGAGCTTGGAGACTTGGTGAAGGCTGCTGACCCCACCCTTGCACTCAGCGTTTACCTTCGTGCTAATGTGCCAAACAAAGTCATTCAGTGCTTTGCAGAAACTGGCCAATTCCAGAAGATAGTTCTTTATGCCAAAAAG GTTGGCTATACACCAGACTGGGTCTTCTTGTTGAGAAGTGTAATGAGAGTCAGTCCAGAACAGGGTCTGCAGTTTGCTCAGATGCTGGTGCAGGATGAAGAGCCGCTAGCCAACATTAACCAg ATTGTAGATGTATTCATGGAGAACAGTCTGATACAGCAGTGCACTTCCTTTCTGCTGGATGCACTGAAAAACAACCGCCCTGCTGAAGGGCATCTCCAGACCCGTCTACTGGAAATGAACCTAATTCATGCACCCCAG GTTGCAGATGCCATTCTTGGGAACCAAATGTTTACACACTATGATCGTGCTCACATTGCCCAGTTATGTGAAAAAGCAGGCTTGCTGCAGAGAGCCCTGGAACACTACACTGACCTCTATGATATCAAACGTGCTGTTGTTCACACACACCTTTTGAACCCTGAG TGGCTTGTGAACTTCTTTGGCTCCCTGTCAGTTGAGGACTCTGTAGAGTGTCTGCGTGCAATGCTGTCTGCCAACATCAGGCAAAATTTGCAGCTGTGCGTGCAAGTGGCTTCTAAATACCATGAGCAGCTTGGCACCCAGTCTCTTGTGGAGCTCTTCGAATCTTTCAAAAGTTATGAAG gACTATTCTACTTCCTGGGGTCAATTGTGAACTTCAGCCAGGATCCTGATGTCCACTTCAAATATATCCAAGCAGCTTGCAAGACTGGCCAGATCAAGGAAGTGGAAAGGATCTGTCGTGAAAGTAATTGCTATAACCCTGAACGAGTGAAAAACTTTCTGAAG GAGGCCAAGCTTACAGACCAGCTTCCTCTGATCATTGTGTGTGACCGATTTGACTTTGTTCACGATCTGGTTCTCTACTTATACCGCAACAACCTACAGAAGTACATAGAGATCTATGTtcagaag GTGAATCCAAGCCGTATACCAGCAGTTGTTGGAGGGCTGCTTGATGTGGATTGTTCTGAGGATGTTATTAAGAACTTGATTATGGTGGTTAGAGGCCAGTTTTCAACAGATGAGTTGGTGGCTGAAGTGGAAAAAAGAAATAG gctcaaattgctgctgccgTGGCTTGAATCTAGAATTCACGAAGGCTGTGAAGAACCTGCCACCCACAATGCTCTGGCCAAAATCTACATTGACAGTAATAACAACCCAGAGCGGTTCCTCCGTGAGAATCCTTACTATGACAGCCGTGTTGTAGGCAAATACTGTGAAAAAAGGGACCCGCACTTGGCCTGTGTCGCTTATGAGAGGGGCCAGTGTGATCTTGAACTTATTAAG GTTTGTAATGAGAACTCCTTGTTCAAGAGCGAGGCCCGCTACCTTGTACGTAGGAAGGATCCAGAACTTTGGGCAAACGTTCTTGAAGAAAACAATCCATTCAGGCGACAGCTCATTGATCAG GTTGTTCAGACAGCTTTGTCAGAGACGCAGGATCCAGAAGAGGTTTCTGTTACGGTGAAAGCCTTCATGACTGCAGATCTTCCCAACGAATTAATTGAACTGCTGGAAAAGATAGTATTGGACAACTCTGTGTTCAGTGAGCATAG GAACCTGCAGAATCTACTGATCCTGACTGCCATTAAGGCTGATCGCACTCGTGTGATGGAATACATCAATCGGTTGGATAACTATGATGCCCCAGACATTGCAAACATAGCTATCAGCAATGAGCTATATGAAGAAGCCTTTGCCATCTTTCGGAAATTTGATGTTAACACATCTGCAATACAA GTACTGATAGAGCATATAGGCAACCTTGACCGTGCTTATGAATTTGCTGAGAGGTGTAATGAGCCAGCTGTCTGGAGTCAACTAGCCAGAGCACAGCTTCAGAAGGACTTGGTGAAGGAAGCCATTGACTCTTACATAAAGGCTGATGATCCCTCTGCTTACATGGAAGTGGTTCAGGCAGCTAATAGAAATA ACAACTGGGAGGATCTGGTTAAATTCTTGCAAATGGCCAGGAAAAAGGCCCGAGAGTCCTACGTGGAAACTGAACTCATTTTTGCCTTGGCAAAAACCAACCGCCTGTCAGAGCTGGAGGAGTTCATTAGTGGTCCTAACAACGCCCATATACAACAG GTTGGTGATCGCTGCTACGATGAAAGAATGTATGAAGCAGCCAAGCTGCTCTACAACAATGTATCTAACTTTGGTCGTTTGGCATCTACCTTGGTGCACCTTGGAGAGTACCAGGCAGCAGTAGACAGTGGCCGCAAAGCCAACAGTACCAGGACATGGAAGGAG GTGTGCTTTGCCTGTGTGGATGGAAAAGAATTCCGGTTGGCACAGATATGTGGCTTGCATATAGTAATCCATGCTGATGAACTTGAAGAGCTGATTAGCTACTATCAG GATCGTGGCTATTTTGAAGAGCTAATTGCTCTCTTGGAAGCTGCTTTGGGCCTTGAGCGTGCTCACATGGGAATGTTCACAGAATTGGCCATCTTGTACTCCAAATTCAAGCCTCAGAAGATGAGGGAACATCTAGAGCTCTTCTGGTCTAGAGTTAACATTCCAAAG GTGCTCAGAGCTGCTGAACAGGCTCACCTCTGGGCAGAACTAGTCTTCCTATATGACAAGTATGAAGAGTATGACAATGCAATAATCACCATGATGAACCATCCCACTAATGCTTGGAAAGAAGGACAGTTCAAAGATATAATTGCCAAG GTAGCCAATGTGGAGCTATATTACAAAGCCCTGCAGTTCTATTTGGACTACAAACCTCTGCTGATCAATGATCTTCTGCTGGTGTTATCTCCACGGCTGGACCACACCAGGACAGTTAGCTTCTTTGCAAAG GTAAATCAGCTGCCTCTAGTGAAGCCTTACTTGCGCTCAGTCCAGAACCACAACAACAAAGGAGTCAATGAGGCTCTAAACAACCTTCTGACAGAAGAGGAGGACTACCAG GGTTTGAGAGCTTCTATTGATGCTTATGACAACTTTGATAACATCACACTAGCTCAGCGTCTGGAGAAGCATGAACTGATCGAATTCAGGCGTATTGCAGCTTACTTGTACAAGGGAAACAATCGCTGGAAACAAAGTGTGGAACTCTGCAAGAAGGATCGTCTCTACAAG GATGCTATGCAGTATGCTGCAGAGTCTAAAGATGCAGAGCTGGCAGAGAAACTGCTCCAGTGGTTCCTGGAAGAAGGCAAGCAAGAATGTTTTGCAGCTTGTCTCTTCACATGCTATGACTTGCTGCATCCAGATGTAGTCCTTGAGTTGGCCTGGAGGCATAACATCATGGACTTTGCAATGCCTTATTTCATCCAGGTGATGAGGGAATACCTTACCAAA GTTGATGGGCTGTTTAATAAG GCCAGCAGCTGA
- the CLTCL1 gene encoding clathrin heavy chain 2 isoform X4 → MAQILPIRFQEHFQLQNLGINPANIGFSTLTMESDKFICIREKVGEQAQVVIIDMSDPTTPIRRPISAESAIMNPASKVIALKAGKTLQIFNIEMKSKMKAHTMAEEVIFWKWISVNTVALVTETAVYHWSMEGESQPQKMFDRHASLAGCQIINYRTDEHQKWLLLIGISAQQNRVVGAMQLYSVDRKVSQPIEGHAAAFAEFKIEGNVKPSTLFCFAVRSPAGGKLHIIEVGQPAAGNQPFVKKAVDVFFPPEAQTDFPVAMQIGAKHGVIYLITKYGYIHMYDLESGVCIYMNRISADTIFVTAPHEPTSGIIGVNKKGQVLSVCVEEDNIVNYATNVLQNPDLGLRMAIRSNLAGAEELFARKFNTLFAQGSYSEAAKVAASAPKGILRTSDTIRKFQSVPAQPGQASPLLQYFGILLDQGQLNKFESLELCRPVLQQGRKQLLEKWLKEDKLECSEELGDLVKAADPTLALSVYLRANVPNKVIQCFAETGQFQKIVLYAKKVGYTPDWVFLLRSVMRVSPEQGLQFAQMLVQDEEPLANINQIVDVFMENSLIQQCTSFLLDALKNNRPAEGHLQTRLLEMNLIHAPQVADAILGNQMFTHYDRAHIAQLCEKAGLLQRALEHYTDLYDIKRAVVHTHLLNPEWLVNFFGSLSVEDSVECLRAMLSANIRQNLQLCVQVASKYHEQLGTQSLVELFESFKSYEGLFYFLGSIVNFSQDPDVHFKYIQAACKTGQIKEVERICRESNCYNPERVKNFLKEAKLTDQLPLIIVCDRFDFVHDLVLYLYRNNLQKYIEIYVQKVNPSRIPAVVGGLLDVDCSEDVIKNLIMVVRGQFSTDELVAEVEKRNRLKLLLPWLESRIHEGCEEPATHNALAKIYIDSNNNPERFLRENPYYDSRVVGKYCEKRDPHLACVAYERGQCDLELIKVCNENSLFKSEARYLVRRKDPELWANVLEENNPFRRQLIDQVVQTALSETQDPEEVSVTVKAFMTADLPNELIELLEKIVLDNSVFSEHRNLQNLLILTAIKADRTRVMEYINRLDNYDAPDIANIAISNELYEEAFAIFRKFDVNTSAIQVLIEHIGNLDRAYEFAERCNEPAVWSQLARAQLQKDLVKEAIDSYIKADDPSAYMEVVQAANRNNNWEDLVKFLQMARKKARESYVETELIFALAKTNRLSELEEFISGPNNAHIQQVGDRCYDERMYEAAKLLYNNVSNFGRLASTLVHLGEYQAAVDSGRKANSTRTWKEVCFACVDGKEFRLAQICGLHIVIHADELEELISYYQDRGYFEELIALLEAALGLERAHMGMFTELAILYSKFKPQKMREHLELFWSRVNIPKVLRAAEQAHLWAELVFLYDKYEEYDNAIITMMNHPTNAWKEGQFKDIIAKVANVELYYKALQFYLDYKPLLINDLLLVLSPRLDHTRTVSFFAKVNQLPLVKPYLRSVQNHNNKGVNEALNNLLTEEEDYQGLRASIDAYDNFDNITLAQRLEKHELIEFRRIAAYLYKGNNRWKQSVELCKKDRLYKDAMQYAAESKDAELAEKLLQWFLEEGKQECFAACLFTCYDLLHPDVVLELAWRHNIMDFAMPYFIQVMREYLTKASS, encoded by the exons CTGGGAAGACACTCCAGATCTTTAACATTGAgatgaaaagcaaaatgaaagcCCACACCATGGCAGAGGAAGTGATCTTCTGGAAATGGATATCTGTGAATACAGTTGCCTTGGTGACAGAAACTGCTGTCTACCACTGGAGCATGGAGGGAGAATCTCAGCCCCAGAAGATGTTTGACAGGCATGCCAGTCTGGCAGGCTGCCAGATTATCAACTACAGGACTGATGAACATCAAAAATGGCTGCTACTTATTGGAATTTCAGCTCAG CAAAATCGTGTCGTTGGTGCAATGCAGCTGTACTCGGTTGACAGAAAAGTCTCTCAACCTATTGAAGGCCATGCAGCAGCCTTTGCAGAATTCAAAATAGAAGGAAATGTCAAGCCTTCCACGCTCTTCTGCTTTGCTGTGAGGAGTCCTGCAGGAGGCAAG CTACATATAATTGAAGTGGGTCAGCCTGCTGCTGGAAACCAGCCCTTTGTTAAGAAAGCTGTTGATGTATTTTTCCCTCCTGAGGCACAGACAGATTTTCCTGTGGCAATGCAG ATTGGAGCCAAGCATGGAGTTATATACCTAATCACAAAATATGGGTACATACATATGTATGACTTGGAATCTGGAGTGTGCATTTACATGAACCGTATTAGTGCTGACACTATCTTTGTCACTGCTCCTCATGAGCCTACCTCTGGCATCATTGGTGTGAACAAGAAAGGACAG GTGCTTTCAGTTTGTGTGGAAGAAGACAACATTGTGAATTATGCTACAAATGTTCTCCAGAATCCAGACCTGGGTCTGCGTATGGCAATCCGCAGTaacctggctggggcagaggaaCTGTTTGCCAGGAAGTTCAATACACTTTTTGCACAAGGAAGCTATTCAGAAGCTGCTAAAGTAGCAGCATCTGCACCAAAG GGCATCCTGCGTACCAGTGACACTATCAGGAAGTTTCAGAGTGTGCCAGCGCAACCAGGGCAGGCCTCTCCTTTACTGCAGTACTTTGGGATCTTGCTTGATCAGGGGCAGCTCAATAAGTTTGAGTCTTTAGAACTCTGCCGTCCTGTCCTGCAACAAGGCCGGAAGCAGTTGCTGGAGAAGTGGCTGAAGGAAGATAAG CTGGAGTGTTCGGAGGAGCTTGGAGACTTGGTGAAGGCTGCTGACCCCACCCTTGCACTCAGCGTTTACCTTCGTGCTAATGTGCCAAACAAAGTCATTCAGTGCTTTGCAGAAACTGGCCAATTCCAGAAGATAGTTCTTTATGCCAAAAAG GTTGGCTATACACCAGACTGGGTCTTCTTGTTGAGAAGTGTAATGAGAGTCAGTCCAGAACAGGGTCTGCAGTTTGCTCAGATGCTGGTGCAGGATGAAGAGCCGCTAGCCAACATTAACCAg ATTGTAGATGTATTCATGGAGAACAGTCTGATACAGCAGTGCACTTCCTTTCTGCTGGATGCACTGAAAAACAACCGCCCTGCTGAAGGGCATCTCCAGACCCGTCTACTGGAAATGAACCTAATTCATGCACCCCAG GTTGCAGATGCCATTCTTGGGAACCAAATGTTTACACACTATGATCGTGCTCACATTGCCCAGTTATGTGAAAAAGCAGGCTTGCTGCAGAGAGCCCTGGAACACTACACTGACCTCTATGATATCAAACGTGCTGTTGTTCACACACACCTTTTGAACCCTGAG TGGCTTGTGAACTTCTTTGGCTCCCTGTCAGTTGAGGACTCTGTAGAGTGTCTGCGTGCAATGCTGTCTGCCAACATCAGGCAAAATTTGCAGCTGTGCGTGCAAGTGGCTTCTAAATACCATGAGCAGCTTGGCACCCAGTCTCTTGTGGAGCTCTTCGAATCTTTCAAAAGTTATGAAG gACTATTCTACTTCCTGGGGTCAATTGTGAACTTCAGCCAGGATCCTGATGTCCACTTCAAATATATCCAAGCAGCTTGCAAGACTGGCCAGATCAAGGAAGTGGAAAGGATCTGTCGTGAAAGTAATTGCTATAACCCTGAACGAGTGAAAAACTTTCTGAAG GAGGCCAAGCTTACAGACCAGCTTCCTCTGATCATTGTGTGTGACCGATTTGACTTTGTTCACGATCTGGTTCTCTACTTATACCGCAACAACCTACAGAAGTACATAGAGATCTATGTtcagaag GTGAATCCAAGCCGTATACCAGCAGTTGTTGGAGGGCTGCTTGATGTGGATTGTTCTGAGGATGTTATTAAGAACTTGATTATGGTGGTTAGAGGCCAGTTTTCAACAGATGAGTTGGTGGCTGAAGTGGAAAAAAGAAATAG gctcaaattgctgctgccgTGGCTTGAATCTAGAATTCACGAAGGCTGTGAAGAACCTGCCACCCACAATGCTCTGGCCAAAATCTACATTGACAGTAATAACAACCCAGAGCGGTTCCTCCGTGAGAATCCTTACTATGACAGCCGTGTTGTAGGCAAATACTGTGAAAAAAGGGACCCGCACTTGGCCTGTGTCGCTTATGAGAGGGGCCAGTGTGATCTTGAACTTATTAAG GTTTGTAATGAGAACTCCTTGTTCAAGAGCGAGGCCCGCTACCTTGTACGTAGGAAGGATCCAGAACTTTGGGCAAACGTTCTTGAAGAAAACAATCCATTCAGGCGACAGCTCATTGATCAG GTTGTTCAGACAGCTTTGTCAGAGACGCAGGATCCAGAAGAGGTTTCTGTTACGGTGAAAGCCTTCATGACTGCAGATCTTCCCAACGAATTAATTGAACTGCTGGAAAAGATAGTATTGGACAACTCTGTGTTCAGTGAGCATAG GAACCTGCAGAATCTACTGATCCTGACTGCCATTAAGGCTGATCGCACTCGTGTGATGGAATACATCAATCGGTTGGATAACTATGATGCCCCAGACATTGCAAACATAGCTATCAGCAATGAGCTATATGAAGAAGCCTTTGCCATCTTTCGGAAATTTGATGTTAACACATCTGCAATACAA GTACTGATAGAGCATATAGGCAACCTTGACCGTGCTTATGAATTTGCTGAGAGGTGTAATGAGCCAGCTGTCTGGAGTCAACTAGCCAGAGCACAGCTTCAGAAGGACTTGGTGAAGGAAGCCATTGACTCTTACATAAAGGCTGATGATCCCTCTGCTTACATGGAAGTGGTTCAGGCAGCTAATAGAAATA ACAACTGGGAGGATCTGGTTAAATTCTTGCAAATGGCCAGGAAAAAGGCCCGAGAGTCCTACGTGGAAACTGAACTCATTTTTGCCTTGGCAAAAACCAACCGCCTGTCAGAGCTGGAGGAGTTCATTAGTGGTCCTAACAACGCCCATATACAACAG GTTGGTGATCGCTGCTACGATGAAAGAATGTATGAAGCAGCCAAGCTGCTCTACAACAATGTATCTAACTTTGGTCGTTTGGCATCTACCTTGGTGCACCTTGGAGAGTACCAGGCAGCAGTAGACAGTGGCCGCAAAGCCAACAGTACCAGGACATGGAAGGAG GTGTGCTTTGCCTGTGTGGATGGAAAAGAATTCCGGTTGGCACAGATATGTGGCTTGCATATAGTAATCCATGCTGATGAACTTGAAGAGCTGATTAGCTACTATCAG GATCGTGGCTATTTTGAAGAGCTAATTGCTCTCTTGGAAGCTGCTTTGGGCCTTGAGCGTGCTCACATGGGAATGTTCACAGAATTGGCCATCTTGTACTCCAAATTCAAGCCTCAGAAGATGAGGGAACATCTAGAGCTCTTCTGGTCTAGAGTTAACATTCCAAAG GTGCTCAGAGCTGCTGAACAGGCTCACCTCTGGGCAGAACTAGTCTTCCTATATGACAAGTATGAAGAGTATGACAATGCAATAATCACCATGATGAACCATCCCACTAATGCTTGGAAAGAAGGACAGTTCAAAGATATAATTGCCAAG GTAGCCAATGTGGAGCTATATTACAAAGCCCTGCAGTTCTATTTGGACTACAAACCTCTGCTGATCAATGATCTTCTGCTGGTGTTATCTCCACGGCTGGACCACACCAGGACAGTTAGCTTCTTTGCAAAG GTAAATCAGCTGCCTCTAGTGAAGCCTTACTTGCGCTCAGTCCAGAACCACAACAACAAAGGAGTCAATGAGGCTCTAAACAACCTTCTGACAGAAGAGGAGGACTACCAG GGTTTGAGAGCTTCTATTGATGCTTATGACAACTTTGATAACATCACACTAGCTCAGCGTCTGGAGAAGCATGAACTGATCGAATTCAGGCGTATTGCAGCTTACTTGTACAAGGGAAACAATCGCTGGAAACAAAGTGTGGAACTCTGCAAGAAGGATCGTCTCTACAAG GATGCTATGCAGTATGCTGCAGAGTCTAAAGATGCAGAGCTGGCAGAGAAACTGCTCCAGTGGTTCCTGGAAGAAGGCAAGCAAGAATGTTTTGCAGCTTGTCTCTTCACATGCTATGACTTGCTGCATCCAGATGTAGTCCTTGAGTTGGCCTGGAGGCATAACATCATGGACTTTGCAATGCCTTATTTCATCCAGGTGATGAGGGAATACCTTACCAAA GCCAGCAGCTGA